One region of Acidimicrobiia bacterium genomic DNA includes:
- the nusG gene encoding transcription termination/antitermination protein NusG gives MPSPDTETSEEADGLPAFLRPADDAGAPATEPAGPPAEPGAAPAAEPTEPTAGLEASAELVDVVEEPAGPDTEPPPPSPYDRPGHWFVVHTYAGYENKVKQNLEQRIRSQHAEDQIFEVVIPMEDVIEFKGGQRRVVPKKVFPGYVLVRMLMNDGSWRVVRDTPNVTGFVGPSGRGEKPTALSRKEVEDILGVAKPEGPTAEKKVRPRVEFEEGEQVRVVTGPFADFNGAISEIDVDRSKLKVLVNIFGRETPVELEFGQVAKL, from the coding sequence ATGCCGAGCCCCGACACCGAGACGAGCGAAGAGGCCGACGGCCTCCCCGCGTTCCTGCGCCCGGCCGACGACGCCGGCGCGCCCGCGACCGAGCCGGCCGGGCCGCCGGCCGAGCCGGGCGCGGCCCCCGCCGCGGAGCCGACCGAGCCGACCGCCGGCCTTGAGGCCTCAGCGGAGCTCGTCGACGTCGTCGAGGAGCCCGCCGGGCCCGACACCGAGCCCCCGCCCCCCAGCCCCTACGACCGGCCGGGCCACTGGTTCGTCGTCCACACCTACGCCGGGTACGAGAACAAGGTGAAGCAGAACCTCGAGCAGCGGATTCGCTCCCAGCACGCCGAGGACCAGATCTTCGAGGTCGTCATCCCGATGGAGGACGTCATCGAGTTCAAGGGTGGGCAGCGTCGGGTCGTGCCGAAGAAGGTCTTCCCCGGCTACGTCTTGGTCCGGATGCTCATGAACGACGGGTCCTGGCGGGTCGTGCGCGACACCCCGAACGTCACCGGCTTCGTCGGCCCGAGCGGGCGCGGCGAGAAGCCCACCGCGCTCTCGCGCAAAGAGGTGGAGGACATCCTGGGCGTCGCCAAGCCCGAGGGGCCGACCGCCGAGAAGAAGGTCCGCCCCCGAGTCGAGTTCGAGGAGGGGGAGCAGGTCCGCGTCGTCACCGGGCCGTTCGCCGACTTCAACGGCGCCATCTCCGAGATCGACGTCGACCGCTCCAAGCTCAAGGTGCTCGTCAACATCTTCGGGCGCGAGACGCCAGTCGAGCTGGAGTTCGGTCAGGTCGCCAAGCTCTGA
- the rplA gene encoding 50S ribosomal protein L1 has protein sequence MTKHGKAYADATQRYDPERPLPPGEAIELVKSLAPAKFDETVEVAFRLGVDPRKADQMVRGTVSLPNGTGKAVRVAVFAAGDAAREAEAAGADIVGGDDLIARVEGGFLDFDVAIAPPDMMGKVGKLGRILGPRGLMPNPKTGTVAADVAKAVAEFKAGKVEYRTDRHGNVHVPIGKVSFDTDALVTNFNAVHDELVRAKPAASKGRYMKSVSAASTMGPGVKVEPESQKSRSG, from the coding sequence ATGACCAAGCACGGGAAGGCCTACGCCGACGCCACGCAGCGCTACGACCCGGAGCGGCCGCTGCCGCCCGGCGAGGCCATCGAGCTCGTGAAGTCGCTGGCCCCGGCCAAGTTCGACGAGACCGTCGAGGTGGCCTTTCGACTCGGCGTCGATCCCCGCAAGGCCGACCAGATGGTGCGCGGCACCGTCTCGCTGCCGAACGGGACCGGCAAGGCGGTCCGCGTGGCCGTCTTCGCGGCCGGGGACGCGGCTCGGGAGGCCGAGGCCGCCGGCGCCGACATCGTCGGCGGCGACGACCTCATCGCCCGGGTCGAGGGGGGCTTCCTCGACTTCGACGTCGCCATCGCGCCGCCCGACATGATGGGCAAGGTCGGCAAGCTCGGTCGCATCCTCGGACCTCGGGGCCTGATGCCGAACCCCAAGACCGGCACGGTCGCCGCCGACGTCGCCAAGGCCGTCGCCGAGTTCAAGGCCGGGAAGGTCGAGTACCGCACCGACCGGCACGGCAACGTGCACGTGCCCATCGGCAAGGTGAGCTTCGACACCGACGCCCTCGTGACCAACTTCAACGCCGTGCACGACGAGCTCGTTCGCGCCAAGCCGGCCGCCTCGAAGGGCCGCTACATGAAGTCGGTGTCGGCGGCCTCGACGATGGGCCCCGGCGTCAAGGTCGAACCGGAATCGCAGAAGAGTCGGAGCGGCTAG
- the rplK gene encoding 50S ribosomal protein L11 has translation MAKKRLAAVVKIQIPAGQATPAPPVGTALGPHGINIMDFCKAYNAATENQRGQIIPAEISIFEDRSFTFILKTPPTPFLLRQAAGVEKGSPNPRLEKVGRVTRDQLRRIAQTKLPDLNTADLDDAMAQVAGTARSMGLEVVD, from the coding sequence GTGGCCAAGAAGCGGCTCGCCGCTGTCGTCAAGATCCAGATCCCGGCCGGCCAGGCCACGCCGGCTCCCCCGGTCGGGACCGCGCTCGGTCCGCACGGGATCAACATCATGGACTTCTGCAAGGCCTACAACGCCGCCACCGAGAACCAACGCGGCCAGATCATCCCGGCCGAGATCTCGATCTTCGAGGACCGCTCGTTCACCTTCATCCTCAAGACCCCTCCCACCCCGTTCCTCCTGCGCCAAGCCGCCGGCGTCGAGAAGGGGTCGCCGAATCCGCGGCTCGAGAAGGTCGGCCGGGTCACGAGGGATCAGCTCCGGCGGATCGCCCAGACGAAGCTGCCGGACCTGAACACGGCCGACCTGGACGACGCCATGGCCCAGGTGGCCGGGACCGCCCGCTCGATGGGACTCGAGGTCGTCGACTAA